In Coleofasciculaceae cyanobacterium, one DNA window encodes the following:
- a CDS encoding DUF3086 domain-containing protein, protein MNSETPSNPKSDNTNFEPIESLDELQLKYKSIKVTSDAIADIWSEDDVIDVPIEAESAELDLTAENPESKLSEFELSASTLDTELAEDSESSIDPESPPLDESPDEPELFVDRWLDEPSVLAATNIPQSQNQTETDEVEQLEQRKANLHREIEQLKAQKEQILLQQAREVQEHMGQMVEEGTKELKERKMALQIEIEKLERRRERINQEMRSNFAGSSQELAVRVQGFKDYLVGSLQDLATAAEKLELARVEAPASRSRERVRSRDPRRDERERGSRRENERSRSRNPSAQAPQSQFSEPTFADQSRRIQQLLNQYRNKPDYYGSPWQLRRTFEANQAKKVQDWFFVQGGRGAVDSMGSRLQNILVASAAISILHSLYGDRCRILVLTDTPENLGEWRRGLQDCLGISRSNFGANRGVVLFDSPEILVQRAERLLADKLLPMIIIDETEELLNLSMLKFPLWLAFASTNKSTSANYLY, encoded by the coding sequence ATGAATTCTGAAACTCCCTCTAATCCTAAATCAGACAATACTAACTTTGAACCTATTGAATCATTAGACGAACTACAATTAAAATACAAGTCGATTAAAGTAACATCAGATGCCATTGCAGACATTTGGTCGGAAGATGATGTTATAGACGTTCCGATAGAAGCAGAATCAGCTGAATTAGATCTCACTGCTGAGAATCCCGAATCTAAACTATCAGAATTTGAGTTATCAGCCTCGACTTTAGATACAGAACTGGCAGAAGATAGTGAAAGCAGTATCGATCCAGAAAGTCCGCCTTTAGATGAGTCCCCAGACGAACCAGAACTTTTTGTCGATCGCTGGTTAGATGAACCATCAGTTCTGGCAGCTACTAATATTCCTCAATCTCAAAATCAAACTGAAACCGATGAAGTTGAACAGCTAGAACAGCGCAAAGCTAATTTACATCGAGAAATTGAGCAATTAAAGGCGCAAAAAGAACAAATCCTTTTGCAGCAGGCAAGAGAAGTCCAAGAACATATGGGGCAGATGGTAGAGGAGGGAACTAAGGAATTAAAAGAGCGCAAAATGGCTCTGCAAATTGAAATCGAAAAGCTCGAACGCCGTAGAGAAAGAATTAATCAGGAAATGCGCAGCAATTTTGCTGGCTCATCTCAGGAATTGGCTGTCAGAGTTCAAGGCTTTAAAGACTATCTGGTTGGCAGTCTACAGGATTTGGCGACTGCTGCGGAAAAATTGGAATTAGCTCGCGTCGAAGCACCTGCATCTAGATCGAGAGAAAGAGTCAGAAGCAGAGATCCTCGTCGAGATGAAAGAGAAAGAGGTAGCAGAAGAGAGAATGAAAGAAGTAGATCTAGAAATCCCTCTGCCCAAGCTCCTCAATCACAGTTTTCCGAACCTACTTTTGCCGACCAAAGTAGACGTATTCAGCAGCTTTTAAATCAATATCGCAATAAACCCGACTACTATGGCTCTCCTTGGCAATTAAGGCGTACATTTGAAGCAAATCAAGCCAAAAAGGTTCAGGATTGGTTTTTTGTTCAAGGAGGTAGAGGTGCTGTAGATAGTATGGGCAGCCGTCTGCAAAATATTTTAGTTGCTTCGGCAGCAATTTCTATTTTGCATAGTTTATATGGCGATCGCTGTCGAATTTTAGTTCTGACAGATACCCCCGAAAATCTAGGCGAATGGCGTAGAGGATTACAAGACTGTTTGGGAATATCCCGCAGCAATTTTGGTGCTAACCGAGGCGTAGTGCTGTTCGATTCTCCTGAAATTCTGGTACAGCGTGCCGAACGTTTGCTGGCAGACAAACTATTGCCCATGATTATTATTGATGAGACAGAAGAACTGCTGAATTTATCCATGCTGAAGTTCCCCCTCTGGCTAGCTTTTGCTTCCACCAATAAATCGACTTCTGCTAATTATTTATATTAG
- a CDS encoding DUF3119 family protein has translation MTTNIEADPTEVVELSPNFKIPVLLILGAGALSLVSLWLAVAIAIFGLFLTIQTVLIRLQFTDQALNVLRSGKVIRSFPYSEWSNWEIFWSPIPILFYFKEVKSIHFLPIIFDAKTLADCLHKHYPR, from the coding sequence ATGACTACCAATATTGAAGCTGACCCAACCGAAGTAGTAGAACTCTCACCTAACTTTAAAATTCCCGTATTGCTAATTTTAGGAGCTGGAGCGTTGTCTTTGGTTTCGTTGTGGTTAGCCGTGGCGATCGCTATTTTCGGTCTATTCTTAACCATTCAGACGGTTTTAATTAGATTACAGTTTACCGACCAGGCTCTTAATGTGCTTCGTTCTGGCAAAGTAATCCGCAGTTTTCCTTATAGTGAATGGTCAAATTGGGAAATTTTTTGGTCGCCTATTCCTATTCTGTTTTATTTCAAAGAAGTTAAAAGTATTCATTTCCTACCAATTATTTTTGATGCTAAAACTCTGGCAGATTGTCTGCATAAGCATTATCCTCGTTAA